The following coding sequences lie in one Pseudomonas svalbardensis genomic window:
- a CDS encoding AprI/Inh family metalloprotease inhibitor, whose translation MIHNGFTYRTTAWLLATFMMFFGDLAMASSLKLADPSELAGKWQATLIAKDDSPESQALQDKPSNVCVIDFQPKQTLGEGADCLSAWLDGESAIGWFPEPDGLAITGKEGSKILFLSRQRDGSYKATLKSDLVITLVRQVQ comes from the coding sequence ATGATCCATAACGGCTTCACCTACAGAACAACCGCGTGGCTATTGGCGACGTTCATGATGTTTTTTGGAGATTTAGCCATGGCGAGCAGCCTGAAATTAGCAGACCCCTCGGAACTGGCAGGCAAATGGCAGGCGACCCTGATCGCCAAAGATGACTCGCCAGAGTCCCAGGCGTTGCAGGACAAACCGTCCAACGTCTGCGTCATCGACTTTCAACCGAAACAGACGCTGGGTGAGGGCGCCGATTGTCTCAGCGCCTGGCTGGACGGCGAATCTGCGATTGGCTGGTTCCCGGAGCCGGATGGCCTGGCGATCACCGGCAAAGAAGGTTCGAAGATTCTATTTCTCAGCCGCCAACGCGATGGTTCGTATAAAGCCACATTGAAATCCGATCTGGTCATAACACTTGTGCGCCAGGTGCAATAA
- a CDS encoding serralysin family metalloprotease, which translates to MSKVKDNAIDTAEQAFQPLQALAASSSAFNQINSFSHQYDRGGNLMVNGKPSFSVDQAATQLLRDGAAYQDKDGSGKIELTYTFLTSASSSTMNKHGITGFSQFSAQQKAQAVLAMQSWADVAKITFTDKATGGDAHMTFGNYSGGQDGAAAFAYLPGTGAGYDGTSWYLTGSGYNVNKTPDLNNYGRQTLTHEIGHSLGLAHPGDYNAGEGAPTYNDASYGQDTRGYSVMSYWSESNTSQDFSKGGVEAYSSGPLMDDIAAIQKLYGANTTTRTGDTTYGFNSNAGRDFLSATSSSDKVVFSVWDAGGKDTLDFSGFTQNQKINLNEASFSDVGGLVGNVSIAKGVTVENAIGGSGSDLLIGNSVSNELKGGAGNDILFGAGGADKLWGGSGSDTFVFAASSDSKPGAIDQILDFVSGLDKIDLTGITKGAGLHFVNSFTGAAGDAVLTSSGGNSLLSVDFSGHGVADFLVSTVGQAAYSDIAA; encoded by the coding sequence ATGTCGAAAGTAAAAGACAACGCTATTGATACCGCCGAACAGGCGTTCCAGCCACTGCAAGCATTGGCTGCATCCAGTTCTGCGTTCAACCAGATCAATAGCTTCAGCCATCAGTATGATCGGGGCGGTAACCTCATGGTCAATGGCAAACCCTCCTTCTCCGTCGACCAGGCAGCGACCCAATTGCTGCGCGATGGCGCTGCCTACCAGGACAAGGACGGCAGCGGCAAAATCGAACTCACCTACACGTTCCTGACCTCGGCGTCGTCGAGCACCATGAACAAACACGGGATCACCGGGTTCAGCCAGTTCAGCGCTCAGCAGAAAGCCCAGGCCGTGCTGGCCATGCAATCCTGGGCTGATGTGGCCAAAATCACGTTCACCGACAAGGCCACGGGCGGCGACGCTCACATGACCTTCGGCAACTACAGCGGTGGCCAGGATGGCGCAGCGGCATTCGCTTATCTGCCGGGCACCGGCGCGGGTTATGACGGTACTTCGTGGTATCTGACGGGCAGTGGCTATAACGTAAACAAGACACCGGACCTGAACAACTACGGCCGTCAGACCCTGACCCACGAAATCGGTCACTCCCTGGGCCTTGCCCATCCTGGCGACTACAACGCCGGCGAGGGCGCGCCGACCTACAACGACGCGTCCTACGGGCAAGACACCCGCGGTTACAGCGTCATGAGCTACTGGAGTGAAAGCAATACCAGCCAGGACTTCAGCAAGGGCGGCGTCGAAGCCTATTCGTCCGGTCCGCTGATGGACGATATCGCGGCCATCCAAAAGCTCTACGGCGCCAACACCACCACCCGTACCGGTGACACCACTTATGGTTTCAACTCCAACGCCGGGCGCGACTTCCTGAGCGCGACTTCGTCGTCGGACAAGGTTGTATTTTCGGTTTGGGATGCGGGCGGCAAGGACACCCTGGACTTCTCCGGTTTCACCCAAAACCAGAAGATCAACCTCAATGAGGCCTCGTTCTCCGACGTTGGCGGCCTGGTGGGTAACGTGTCCATCGCCAAGGGCGTCACCGTCGAGAACGCTATCGGCGGTTCGGGTAGCGACCTGCTGATCGGCAACAGCGTGTCCAACGAACTGAAGGGCGGTGCCGGCAACGACATCCTCTTCGGCGCGGGCGGTGCGGACAAATTGTGGGGCGGTTCAGGTTCGGACACTTTCGTGTTCGCCGCCAGCAGCGACTCCAAACCCGGTGCTATAGACCAGATCCTCGATTTTGTCAGCGGCCTGGACAAGATCGACCTGACCGGCATCACCAAGGGCGCGGGCCTGCATTTCGTGAACTCGTTCACCGGTGCGGCAGGCGATGCGGTGTTGACCTCTTCGGGCGGCAACAGCCTGTTGTCGGTGGACTTCTCCGGGCATGGCGTGGCTGATTTCCTGGTCAGCACCGTGGGCCAGGCGGCTTACTCCGACATCGCTGCGTGA
- a CDS encoding polyamine ABC transporter substrate-binding protein: MIRKTLTLAPLALFATLGHAAETVKIYNWSEYIAPDTTKNFQKETGIAFSYDVFDSNETLDGKLMTGKSGYDVVFPSNHFMARQIQGVALKKLDKSQLPNWKNLNPVLLKALQTNDPGNEHGFPYLWGSTGIGYNIAKVKAVLGDDAPVDSWDLIFKPENMQKLQKCGVAILDNGPELLPAALNYLGLPHHSKIPEDYKKAEALLMKVRPYISYFHSSKYTSDLANGDICVAVGFSGDILQAENRAKEAKNGVDIGYSIPKEGAAIWFDMVAMPVDAPDEKAGYAFMNYLLRPDVMASISNYVHYANGNEQADSLIDPAIKNDTKVYPSTDMMGKLFALEAMPLNIDRVRTRVWNKIRTGS, translated from the coding sequence ATGATCCGAAAGACACTGACTCTGGCTCCACTTGCGCTCTTCGCGACCCTCGGCCACGCAGCCGAGACCGTCAAGATCTACAACTGGTCGGAATACATCGCCCCGGACACGACCAAAAACTTCCAGAAAGAAACCGGCATCGCGTTCAGTTACGACGTCTTCGACAGCAATGAAACCCTCGACGGCAAATTGATGACCGGCAAATCCGGCTACGATGTGGTCTTCCCGTCCAACCACTTCATGGCGCGGCAGATTCAAGGTGTGGCGCTGAAGAAGCTCGACAAGAGCCAACTGCCGAACTGGAAAAACCTTAACCCGGTGTTGCTCAAGGCCTTGCAAACCAACGATCCGGGCAACGAACACGGCTTCCCGTACCTCTGGGGCAGCACCGGCATCGGTTACAACATCGCCAAGGTCAAGGCCGTGTTGGGTGATGACGCGCCAGTGGACTCCTGGGACCTGATTTTCAAGCCCGAGAACATGCAAAAGCTGCAGAAGTGCGGCGTGGCCATCCTCGACAACGGCCCCGAACTGTTGCCGGCGGCACTGAACTACCTGGGCCTGCCGCATCACAGCAAGATCCCGGAAGACTACAAGAAGGCTGAAGCGCTGCTGATGAAAGTCCGCCCGTATATCAGCTATTTCCACTCGTCCAAGTACACCAGCGATCTGGCCAATGGCGACATCTGCGTGGCCGTCGGCTTCTCCGGTGACATTCTGCAAGCCGAAAACCGCGCGAAAGAAGCCAAGAACGGCGTCGACATTGGCTATTCGATTCCCAAGGAAGGCGCCGCGATCTGGTTCGACATGGTCGCCATGCCGGTAGACGCCCCGGACGAAAAGGCCGGCTACGCCTTCATGAACTACCTGCTGCGCCCGGACGTCATGGCCAGCATCAGCAACTACGTGCACTACGCCAACGGTAACGAGCAGGCCGACAGCCTGATCGACCCGGCGATCAAGAATGACACCAAGGTCTACCCGAGCACGGACATGATGGGGAAATTGTTTGCGCTGGAGGCGATGCCGCTGAACATCGACCGAGTGCGCACGCGGGTCTGGAACAAGATTCGTACCGGGAGTTGA
- a CDS encoding cupin domain-containing protein, with protein sequence MSITQFKNTATLELEESNPVAVPLGMPVAVASTTSVERDDGVETGVWECTPGRWRRQIVAQEFCHFIQGRCTFTPDDGETLHIEAGDALMLPANSLGIWDIQETVRKTYVLIF encoded by the coding sequence ATGAGCATCACGCAATTCAAGAACACCGCAACCCTGGAGCTGGAAGAGTCGAATCCGGTCGCCGTCCCACTGGGCATGCCTGTGGCGGTGGCCTCGACCACCAGCGTTGAACGCGACGATGGCGTCGAAACCGGCGTCTGGGAATGCACGCCCGGCCGCTGGCGGCGGCAGATCGTCGCCCAGGAGTTCTGTCACTTCATCCAGGGGCGCTGCACGTTTACCCCGGATGACGGTGAAACCCTGCACATAGAAGCCGGCGATGCACTGATGTTGCCAGCCAACAGCCTCGGCATCTGGGATATCCAGGAAACCGTGCGCAAGACCTACGTTTTGATTTTTTGA
- a CDS encoding NAD(P)/FAD-dependent oxidoreductase, translating into MSAWRTISLWMDQLDEPLLARPALEQDLDVDVAIIGAGYTGLWTAYYLKRLAPDLNIAIVEAQTAGFGASGRNGGWLMGNVLGEDRLLADLPLEQRRASFDLLHGIPDEVGRVLEREDIDCDYRKGGALYCAARYPEQEASLRHYLDTLYSQGLTESDYRWLSPEQLAQQIRVAKPYGGIYAPHVATIHPAKLVRGLARTVEKMGVRIYENSPVTQWQSGGLRTAKASVRSRWIVPAVEGYSVTLPPLGRYQLPVQSLIVATEPLSAATWDEIGLSRGQAFSENSRQVTYGQRTADNRLVFGARGGYQFAAKLRHDFDLTTSEVELRRYLFGELFPQLKNSRITHAWGGNLGMSRRFKPHMLCDQASGIALSGGYGGEGVGASNLGGRTLADLILQRDTELVRQPWVIQGGLDTLRAWEPEPCRWLGYNAIIRSFAHEDQTLANPATAPWRRKLATGIAGFMEGFMQ; encoded by the coding sequence ATGTCGGCGTGGCGCACAATCAGTTTGTGGATGGATCAACTCGACGAGCCATTATTGGCGCGTCCGGCGCTGGAACAGGATCTGGACGTCGACGTCGCCATCATTGGCGCGGGGTACACCGGGCTCTGGACCGCGTACTACCTCAAGCGCCTGGCGCCTGACCTGAATATTGCCATTGTTGAAGCGCAAACCGCCGGTTTTGGCGCCTCGGGGCGTAACGGCGGTTGGCTGATGGGCAATGTGTTGGGCGAAGACCGCTTGCTCGCCGACTTGCCGCTCGAACAGCGCCGGGCTTCTTTCGATTTGCTGCACGGCATTCCGGATGAAGTCGGTAGGGTCCTCGAGCGTGAAGACATCGACTGCGATTACCGCAAAGGTGGGGCACTGTATTGCGCTGCCCGCTATCCGGAACAGGAAGCCAGCCTTCGGCACTATCTCGACACGCTCTATAGCCAGGGATTGACCGAAAGCGATTACCGCTGGCTTAGCCCCGAGCAGTTGGCGCAACAGATCAGAGTCGCCAAACCTTATGGCGGTATCTATGCACCGCACGTCGCGACCATTCACCCGGCAAAGTTGGTACGAGGTCTGGCTCGGACGGTGGAGAAAATGGGCGTCAGGATCTACGAGAACAGCCCGGTCACCCAATGGCAATCGGGTGGCCTGCGTACGGCGAAAGCCTCGGTTCGCAGCCGTTGGATCGTGCCGGCGGTCGAAGGTTACTCGGTCACTTTGCCCCCGTTGGGGCGCTATCAGCTGCCGGTGCAAAGCTTGATAGTGGCCACCGAGCCGCTATCCGCTGCCACGTGGGATGAAATCGGCCTGAGTCGCGGCCAGGCCTTCAGCGAAAACAGTCGCCAGGTCACTTACGGCCAGCGCACGGCTGACAACCGGTTGGTGTTCGGCGCGCGGGGCGGTTATCAGTTCGCTGCCAAGTTGCGCCATGACTTCGACTTGACCACCAGCGAAGTGGAGCTGCGGCGTTATCTGTTTGGCGAACTCTTCCCGCAGCTCAAGAACTCGCGGATTACCCATGCCTGGGGCGGCAATCTGGGAATGTCCCGGCGTTTCAAACCGCACATGCTGTGCGATCAGGCCAGCGGCATCGCCTTGTCGGGTGGCTATGGCGGGGAGGGCGTCGGTGCCAGCAACCTGGGCGGCCGGACCCTGGCCGACCTGATTCTGCAGCGCGACACCGAGCTGGTCCGCCAGCCGTGGGTCATCCAGGGAGGGCTCGACACGCTCCGGGCCTGGGAACCGGAGCCCTGCCGCTGGCTTGGTTACAACGCGATCATCCGCAGCTTCGCCCACGAAGACCAGACCCTGGCCAACCCGGCCACCGCACCCTGGCGTCGCAAACTGGCCACCGGTATTGCCGGCTTTATGGAAGGCTTCATGCAGTAA
- a CDS encoding helix-turn-helix transcriptional regulator has product MHADDDGPLQTQATGDTVMRYHLRWKHRDLDGVMALYHPEIQYSDFFQNRVMGLSELREYVRSSMPRDPDEALEHSDRIRLDGNTAFIQYRITLRGGEGLVSFRASEAITVRDGLIWRVNEYASLVHEQPVSKAASSQRPAVSRLGLSARQLSFMAEDLQQYFQRQQPYLDPELDLQRVAKECGYSRNQISYLLNQVLGQSFYRYVNQARLQHLLAALDNATPPLRIDELAFAAGFNSLSAFYSCFRQHTGQSPKAYVKQISLRARAQDSL; this is encoded by the coding sequence ATGCACGCCGATGATGATGGTCCGCTGCAAACCCAGGCCACGGGCGACACGGTGATGCGTTATCACTTGCGCTGGAAACACCGGGACCTGGACGGGGTGATGGCGCTCTATCACCCAGAGATTCAGTACAGCGATTTTTTCCAGAACCGTGTGATGGGGCTGTCCGAACTACGTGAATACGTGCGCAGCAGCATGCCCCGCGATCCTGATGAGGCCCTGGAGCATTCGGACCGTATCCGTCTGGACGGCAACACGGCGTTCATTCAGTACCGTATAACCCTTCGCGGCGGTGAAGGCCTGGTGTCATTCCGGGCCAGCGAGGCGATTACCGTACGTGACGGACTGATCTGGCGGGTCAACGAATATGCCTCGCTGGTGCATGAACAGCCCGTCAGCAAAGCCGCCAGCAGCCAACGCCCTGCGGTCAGTCGACTCGGGCTATCTGCACGCCAGCTGAGCTTCATGGCTGAAGATTTGCAGCAGTACTTTCAGCGCCAACAACCTTACCTCGATCCCGAACTCGACCTGCAACGGGTGGCGAAGGAATGCGGGTACAGCCGCAATCAGATTTCCTATCTGCTGAATCAGGTGCTTGGCCAGAGCTTCTACCGATACGTCAACCAGGCGCGCCTGCAGCATTTGCTCGCGGCACTGGATAACGCCACGCCGCCACTGCGTATCGACGAACTGGCGTTTGCCGCCGGGTTCAATTCGCTGTCGGCGTTTTATAGCTGCTTCCGCCAGCACACCGGCCAGTCGCCCAAGGCCTACGTAAAACAAATTTCTTTGCGTGCACGCGCGCAAGACAGCCTCTAA